A stretch of the Campylobacter sp. 19-13652 genome encodes the following:
- the lpxC gene encoding UDP-3-O-acyl-N-acetylglucosamine deacetylase, with product MRQTTIKQKVEIVGIGLHKGEPIRLVLEPLDADMGIVFRRLDLNTSFKALPENVINTQMATVVGNQKGWVSTIEHLLSAINSYGIDNILISLDANEIPVMDGSAASFCMLLDEAGISLLEAKKRVLIIQDSVEVQSGNKFVRATPSLNPTFDYTIKFDHPLIGEQRHKFEFSKSNFIKEIARARTFGFLKDLQALRAQNLALGASLDNAVAIDDDRILNPDGLRFENEFVRHKILDAIGDLALLGMPMMGDYTAFAGSHDLNHKLTKAILADSKNYSVERLSGDVARDYAKVFA from the coding sequence GTGAGACAAACAACAATCAAGCAAAAAGTAGAGATAGTAGGTATAGGGTTGCATAAGGGAGAGCCTATACGCTTGGTTTTAGAGCCGCTTGATGCTGATATGGGTATAGTTTTTAGAAGACTTGATTTAAACACGAGCTTTAAGGCTCTGCCTGAGAATGTGATAAATACACAAATGGCAACAGTTGTGGGAAATCAAAAGGGCTGGGTAAGCACTATAGAGCATCTTTTAAGTGCGATAAATAGCTATGGTATAGACAATATCCTAATAAGCCTAGACGCAAACGAAATCCCAGTAATGGACGGCTCGGCTGCTAGCTTTTGTATGCTGCTTGATGAGGCTGGGATTTCGCTTTTGGAGGCTAAAAAGCGTGTTTTAATCATACAAGATAGCGTCGAGGTGCAAAGTGGCAATAAATTTGTAAGAGCCACACCTAGTTTAAATCCGACTTTTGATTATACTATTAAATTCGACCATCCTCTAATAGGCGAACAAAGGCATAAATTTGAGTTTAGCAAATCAAATTTCATAAAAGAGATAGCCCGCGCTAGGACGTTTGGATTTTTAAAGGATTTGCAAGCCCTAAGGGCGCAAAACTTAGCTCTTGGTGCCAGCCTTGATAATGCAGTAGCTATTGATGATGACCGTATTTTAAATCCAGACGGACTTCGCTTTGAGAATGAATTTGTCCGCCATAAAATACTTGATGCCATAGGTGATTTAGCACTGCTTGGTATGCCTATGATGGGTGATTATACCGCATTTGCAGGCAGCCATGATCTAAATCATAAGCTAACAAAAGCCATACTTGCTGATAGTAAAAACTACTCTGTCGAGCGTTTAAGTGGCGATGTTGCTAGAGATTATGCAAAGGTTTTCGCATAG
- a CDS encoding ribosome maturation factor RimP produces the protein MTNLSELLAQCGVGLYDAETVNENSRTIYRIYIVKDGGVSLDDCENVSRLLSPIYDVEPPVLGDYVLEVSSPGLERALKDARHFKQSIGELVSVKFINENGENDGIKGTLVAANDGEITVGNDDLSLVIPYDKIKKAKTYIEW, from the coding sequence ATGACAAATTTATCCGAGCTTTTGGCGCAGTGTGGGGTAGGGTTATATGATGCCGAAACAGTAAATGAAAACTCTCGTACGATATATAGAATTTATATAGTAAAAGATGGCGGAGTTAGCCTAGATGATTGCGAAAATGTAAGCCGTCTGCTCTCTCCTATTTATGATGTAGAGCCACCTGTTTTAGGGGATTATGTGCTTGAAGTTAGCTCTCCAGGGCTTGAAAGAGCATTAAAGGACGCTAGGCATTTTAAGCAGAGCATAGGCGAGCTAGTTAGCGTTAAATTTATTAATGAAAATGGCGAAAATGATGGCATAAAAGGCACATTGGTGGCTGCTAATGATGGCGAGATTACAGTTGGTAATGATGATTTAAGCCTGGTTATACCATATGATAAAATCAAAAAGGCCAAAACATATATAGAGTGGTAG
- a CDS encoding prephenate dehydrogenase has product MKVGIVGLGLMGGSLGLALQKTKIVSTVSGWDLSEAHKNEALELGLVHEIADISTMKQNCDIVVLAIPVEAIIATLKNDLFDAPSNLTIIDFGSTKRAILDAVPDSIRGNFVAAHPMAGTEYSGPKAAFSSLYDGATVIFCDPELTTDRHAMRAVELFSHIGMKIVFMSAAEHDHHTAIISHLPHAISFSLASGVLQQEERRHIVALGGPTFSGMIRVAKSSPVMWSDIFKQNEDELISAIDMFSDELARLKGLVASKDWQGVGEFMRKARKIREIL; this is encoded by the coding sequence ATGAAGGTGGGTATTGTTGGGCTTGGGCTTATGGGCGGATCGCTTGGGCTTGCACTACAAAAGACAAAAATAGTAAGTACAGTTAGCGGCTGGGATTTAAGCGAGGCTCACAAAAACGAGGCTTTGGAGCTTGGGCTGGTGCATGAGATAGCTGATATTTCCACTATGAAGCAAAACTGCGATATAGTTGTTTTAGCAATCCCTGTTGAAGCTATTATTGCCACGCTTAAAAACGATCTTTTTGATGCTCCCTCAAATTTAACTATCATCGATTTTGGCAGCACAAAGCGCGCTATTTTAGACGCAGTCCCAGATAGCATTAGGGGTAATTTCGTCGCAGCACACCCCATGGCTGGTACTGAGTATTCAGGGCCAAAGGCTGCCTTTAGCTCGCTATATGATGGTGCTACCGTGATATTTTGCGACCCAGAGCTTACCACTGATAGGCATGCTATGAGGGCTGTGGAGCTATTTTCTCATATCGGCATGAAAATAGTCTTTATGTCAGCAGCTGAACATGATCATCACACCGCTATCATCTCGCACCTACCACACGCCATATCATTTAGTCTAGCTAGCGGCGTACTTCAGCAAGAAGAGAGGCGGCACATAGTCGCACTTGGCGGACCTACATTTAGTGGTATGATACGTGTAGCTAAAAGCTCTCCTGTGATGTGGAGTGATATTTTTAAGCAAAATGAGGACGAGTTAATAAGCGCTATAGATATGTTTAGCGATGAGCTTGCTAGGCTTAAGGGCTTAGTGGCTAGCAAAGACTGGCAGGGCGTGGGAGAATTTATGCGCAAAGCCAGAAAGATAAGGGAGATTTTATAG
- the bamA gene encoding outer membrane protein assembly factor BamA: MKKSLFLLSITTAMLSAQPIKSIKFEGLLHLSPEVAREISGLNIGDELTAQNSNKAIKNLFKQNYFKDISIQDDGAGNVTIIVKEKPSIARVQLKGVVTNDEKAIKELIDIKPGNMYDELAIERTIDKVRKFYEAKGYFDTVVDVEKTELADSPSIYLTLNINRGENLIIQNVNLIGAKRFSYSDVEPVIANKSVEFAGWMWGRNDGKTKLFELPQDPDRIKQLYLEKGYLDATVSAPYLNAYFDSYTANLSYYITEGEPYKISSISISAPEFLELNTESLIKNMRLSDGDTINGQKVRKDMDDLEEAVANRGYAYVQVTPETDKDTDNHTVGINYVINPGEQVYIRNVTISGNDRTADRIIRREMYLTEGELYNRTDLKDSEDALKRTSYFDDVQIKEERIDANHMDLLVTVKEASTGSISGGIGYGSSDGLLLSASLADTNIMGSGIKGSINVDRSDNELSGSISLTNPRIFDSEYSLGGSIYANKYDWNNYNENSQGFNITVGRQLTRYLSASITYSLEKSRISGLSEALKAVGYKEGTNLKSAITPAISFNNTDDYYLPRRGVIAGSALEFAGVGGDEKFIKSRSYFNYYLGLKDYIDYDLILRYKSNFAKIWNRGYIPINERLYLGGISSVRGYESRSISQKLQYGGKWYETGGEISFNNSFELSFPMIDRIKMRGVLFYDYGMIGNSSLNEIKRSSTGVGVEWVTPIGPLQLIFAKALNPSSNDDTSTFEFSIGRRF; the protein is encoded by the coding sequence ATGAAAAAATCACTTTTCTTACTATCAATAACTACGGCTATGCTAAGCGCTCAGCCGATTAAGAGCATTAAATTTGAAGGGCTTTTGCACCTATCTCCTGAGGTCGCACGAGAGATAAGCGGACTAAATATAGGAGATGAGCTAACAGCCCAAAATAGCAATAAAGCCATTAAAAACCTATTTAAGCAGAACTATTTTAAAGATATTAGCATCCAAGACGACGGCGCAGGAAACGTAACAATAATCGTAAAAGAAAAGCCAAGCATCGCCAGAGTACAGCTAAAAGGCGTCGTAACAAATGATGAAAAAGCAATAAAAGAGCTAATCGACATAAAGCCGGGAAATATGTACGATGAGCTAGCTATTGAACGCACGATAGACAAAGTACGCAAATTCTACGAGGCAAAGGGCTACTTTGACACCGTCGTGGACGTAGAAAAAACAGAACTTGCTGATAGCCCTAGCATATACCTGACGCTAAACATAAATAGGGGCGAAAATCTAATAATCCAAAATGTAAATTTAATCGGAGCAAAGCGCTTTAGCTATAGTGATGTTGAGCCAGTCATAGCAAATAAAAGCGTAGAATTTGCAGGCTGGATGTGGGGTAGAAATGACGGTAAGACAAAGCTTTTTGAGCTACCGCAAGACCCAGATAGAATAAAGCAACTCTACTTAGAAAAAGGCTATTTAGACGCCACTGTATCAGCGCCGTATCTAAATGCGTACTTTGATAGCTATACAGCAAATTTAAGCTATTATATAACTGAGGGCGAGCCGTATAAAATCTCAAGCATAAGCATAAGCGCGCCTGAGTTTTTAGAGCTAAATACGGAAAGCTTAATAAAAAATATGCGCTTAAGCGATGGAGACACGATAAACGGACAAAAGGTTAGAAAGGATATGGACGACTTAGAAGAAGCCGTGGCAAACAGGGGCTACGCATACGTCCAAGTAACCCCAGAAACCGATAAAGATACAGATAATCACACAGTAGGCATAAACTACGTAATAAACCCTGGCGAGCAAGTATATATAAGAAACGTTACCATATCAGGAAATGACCGCACAGCTGATCGTATCATACGCCGAGAAATGTACCTAACCGAGGGTGAGCTATATAATAGAACCGACCTAAAAGACTCAGAAGACGCACTAAAGCGTACGAGCTATTTTGATGATGTACAGATAAAAGAAGAGCGTATAGACGCAAACCATATGGATTTGTTAGTAACGGTAAAAGAGGCTTCAACTGGCTCTATAAGTGGAGGCATAGGCTACGGTAGCAGCGATGGATTGCTACTAAGCGCTAGCCTAGCTGATACAAACATAATGGGCTCTGGCATAAAAGGATCAATAAACGTAGACAGGAGCGACAATGAGCTATCTGGGAGTATTTCACTAACAAACCCTAGAATCTTTGACTCAGAGTACAGCCTGGGTGGAAGCATATACGCTAACAAATATGACTGGAATAATTATAATGAAAACTCACAAGGCTTTAACATAACAGTCGGCAGGCAGCTTACTAGATACCTCTCTGCGTCCATTACATACTCACTAGAAAAAAGCCGCATAAGCGGGCTTAGCGAAGCACTAAAGGCAGTAGGATACAAAGAGGGGACAAATTTAAAAAGTGCGATAACACCAGCTATTAGCTTTAATAACACAGATGATTACTACCTACCTAGACGTGGCGTTATAGCAGGAAGCGCACTTGAGTTTGCTGGGGTTGGCGGAGATGAGAAATTTATAAAATCTCGCAGCTATTTTAACTACTATCTAGGACTTAAAGACTATATAGACTACGACCTAATCTTGCGGTATAAATCAAATTTTGCCAAAATCTGGAACCGCGGCTACATACCAATAAACGAAAGGCTATATCTAGGTGGCATATCATCGGTGCGCGGATATGAGAGCAGGAGCATCTCGCAAAAGCTACAATACGGCGGCAAATGGTACGAAACTGGGGGAGAGATTTCGTTTAATAATAGCTTTGAGCTAAGCTTTCCGATGATAGACCGTATCAAAATGCGTGGCGTGCTATTTTATGATTATGGCATGATAGGAAACAGCAGTCTAAACGAAATAAAACGCTCCTCAACTGGCGTGGGAGTGGAGTGGGTAACACCAATAGGTCCGCTTCAGCTAATCTTTGCCAAAGCGCTAAATCCATCTAGCAACGACGACACAAGCACGTTTGAGTTTAGCATCGGTAGAAGATTTTAA
- the rbfA gene encoding 30S ribosome-binding factor RbfA, with amino-acid sequence MNAAEIKRLRTQSVLKELISEALSSLDDELLRGLCVTDVECKRGRYDAFVYLDKMAFDEREQAYIISHLSRVNRHLQNHCMAAEGWYRCPNFHFKFDDRLEYQNHMNSLFSKAAAEINKGQK; translated from the coding sequence ATGAATGCAGCCGAAATAAAAAGGCTACGCACTCAAAGCGTACTAAAAGAGCTTATTAGCGAGGCTCTTTCAAGCCTTGATGATGAGCTTTTGCGAGGGCTTTGTGTAACTGACGTGGAGTGTAAACGCGGACGCTATGACGCTTTTGTTTACCTTGACAAAATGGCTTTTGATGAGAGAGAACAGGCTTATATCATCTCTCATTTAAGCCGCGTAAATAGGCATTTGCAAAACCACTGTATGGCGGCTGAGGGCTGGTATAGATGTCCTAATTTTCACTTTAAATTTGACGATAGGCTGGAGTATCAAAATCATATGAATAGTCTATTTAGTAAAGCAGCAGCAGAAATAAACAAAGGGCAAAAATGA
- a CDS encoding M23 family metallopeptidase: MRRKNSSFFVVILFLALILGAVGFIFSSEEFEKNPPKIDIADEVYWNLKSPINVDISDDTGIKFIRVSLSDGANEMAIFSEAFDGKDGQKHLELTVPKSAFFANKKASYTMNIEAVDKSKWNFFSGNVTTKQVKVTVDTTRPEIYIISNSYSISRGGAAAVVFRASDNALKELYIRVKGASQNFMPFKFIKEGFYAAIIPWAAASPDFSADIIAKDFAGNEAKEHIRYYHGDKKYRTSYISLKDNFIDGKIADLTARYAKDADSMDRLAKMKFVNETLRGENEQKIHSLTTAVDDGVISSFNISPFYPLKNGKKVADFADHRFYTYGDDKKVVSESWHMGLDLASVAAAPIIASNPGRVVFASENGIYGLNLLIDHGYGIYSLYAHCSSLAVAQGDEVSAGERIASTGTSGLALGDHLHFGILIQGVEVLPQEWMDKKWINDNITGVLNAGKKAISEQ, from the coding sequence ATGAGAAGGAAAAATAGCAGCTTTTTTGTCGTTATACTATTTTTAGCGCTGATTTTGGGTGCGGTTGGCTTTATATTTAGCTCAGAGGAATTTGAGAAAAATCCGCCCAAAATCGATATAGCAGATGAGGTTTATTGGAATTTAAAATCTCCTATAAATGTTGATATTTCAGATGATACGGGGATTAAATTTATCCGAGTAAGCCTAAGTGATGGCGCTAATGAGATGGCGATATTTAGCGAAGCTTTTGATGGTAAAGATGGCCAAAAACACCTAGAGCTTACCGTGCCAAAGAGTGCATTTTTTGCAAATAAAAAAGCGTCTTATACGATGAATATTGAAGCCGTCGATAAGAGTAAATGGAACTTTTTTAGCGGAAATGTAACGACAAAGCAGGTTAAGGTTACAGTCGACACCACTCGCCCTGAAATTTATATCATTTCAAACTCATACTCTATCTCGCGTGGCGGTGCAGCTGCGGTGGTTTTTAGGGCAAGCGATAACGCATTAAAAGAGCTTTATATCCGTGTAAAAGGGGCGAGTCAAAACTTTATGCCGTTTAAATTTATAAAAGAGGGCTTTTACGCAGCCATCATACCCTGGGCTGCAGCATCGCCCGATTTTAGTGCTGACATAATCGCTAAAGATTTTGCTGGAAATGAGGCAAAAGAGCATATCCGATATTATCACGGAGATAAGAAATATCGCACGTCCTACATATCGCTTAAGGATAATTTTATAGACGGCAAGATTGCTGATTTAACGGCTAGATACGCAAAGGATGCCGATAGTATGGATAGGCTTGCAAAGATGAAATTTGTCAATGAAACTCTTCGTGGGGAAAATGAGCAAAAGATACACTCGCTTACGACAGCGGTTGATGATGGCGTCATTTCCAGCTTTAATATTTCGCCTTTTTATCCGCTTAAAAACGGCAAAAAAGTAGCTGATTTTGCCGATCATAGATTTTATACTTATGGCGATGATAAAAAAGTCGTTAGTGAGAGCTGGCATATGGGGCTGGATCTCGCTAGCGTGGCGGCTGCACCTATCATAGCTAGTAATCCTGGCAGGGTGGTTTTTGCGTCTGAGAATGGAATTTATGGACTGAATTTATTAATAGATCATGGATATGGGATATATTCGCTTTATGCACACTGTTCATCACTTGCAGTTGCACAGGGCGATGAAGTAAGTGCAGGAGAGCGCATAGCAAGCACTGGTACTTCGGGGCTTGCGCTAGGAGATCACCTGCATTTTGGCATACTGATACAAGGCGTGGAGGTATTGCCACAGGAGTGGATGGATAAAAAATGGATAAATGATAATATAACTGGCGTGCTTAATGCTGGAAAAAAGGCGATTAGCGAGCAGTAA
- the infB gene encoding translation initiation factor IF-2, protein MASVRISEIANELGYPSKEIVLKAQELGLKVKTHSNGVSDEEAAAIYEYVQSGVMPEKYRKNSEAKAKKVSKKEQKQAEDKIADKDDTKVKSDKEKAPHSESAKSNLNDSVKPSVSSEPTPGATDALPKRRGLVIVKKKKDEAKEASEQKPVPRASSQAAVSFSDIFASSSDETSLAKKKKKDKKPVAPQSKKDSATKMDFMGGSDFADIVIDDEDVVMLPDFSFKQSAPATPQKTKQQNILKQAVNNSINSFIEGGIHRRARKKHKKPERKENSEAISQISIPKEIRVYEFAEKLNKQPSEIIGKLFMLGMMTTKNDFLDEDAIEILADEFNVEVEIIDTHKEFDYVSAYEEESADDSSALEPRAPVITIMGHVDHGKTSLLDYIRNSRVAAGEAGGITQHVGAYMVEKNGKTITFIDTPGHEAFSAMRARGAGITDIVIIVVAADDGVKPQTKEAISHAKAAGVPIIVAINKMDKAGANPDLVKTGLAELDVMPTEWGGQHEFVEISAKTGQGIDDLLEIVLLQADILELKANPNASPKSTIVESSLQKGRGAVSTVVVQNGTLRVGDVVVAGVAYGKVRSLLDDQGRALKHIRPGECGVVVGLSEVAESGETLIGVKSDKEAREYAQKRAEYLRQKELSKSTKVTIDELSAKIAEGELKSLPVIVKADVGGSLEAIKASLEKLSNDEIKVNIIHSGVGGITQSDVSLATASENCVILGFNIRPTGEIKEKAKAEGVQIKTYNVIYNLIDDIKSLLSGLMSPVIREEQLGQAQVRQVINVPKVGAIAGCLVTEGVISRGAKIRLIREGVVVYEGSVSSLKRFKDDVREVAKGYECGVGIEGYNDIRENDYIESYKEVAEQVQL, encoded by the coding sequence ATGGCAAGTGTTAGGATTTCAGAGATTGCAAATGAGCTTGGCTATCCGAGCAAAGAGATAGTATTAAAAGCTCAAGAATTAGGGCTTAAGGTAAAGACCCACTCAAATGGCGTAAGCGACGAAGAGGCTGCTGCCATATATGAATATGTACAAAGTGGCGTCATGCCTGAAAAGTACCGCAAAAACAGCGAGGCAAAAGCAAAAAAAGTTTCCAAAAAAGAGCAAAAACAAGCTGAAGATAAAATAGCAGATAAAGATGATACAAAAGTAAAAAGTGATAAGGAAAAAGCGCCTCATAGTGAAAGTGCTAAGTCAAATTTAAATGATAGCGTAAAGCCATCTGTTAGCTCAGAACCTACACCTGGTGCTACTGATGCGTTGCCAAAACGCAGAGGACTTGTCATAGTTAAAAAGAAAAAAGACGAGGCAAAGGAAGCGAGCGAGCAAAAGCCAGTACCCCGTGCAAGCTCTCAAGCCGCGGTTAGCTTTAGTGATATTTTTGCAAGCAGTAGCGATGAGACAAGCTTAGCAAAGAAAAAGAAAAAAGATAAAAAGCCAGTAGCACCACAGAGCAAAAAAGATAGTGCTACAAAGATGGATTTTATGGGTGGGAGCGATTTTGCTGATATAGTCATAGATGATGAAGATGTTGTCATGCTTCCTGATTTTAGCTTTAAGCAAAGCGCTCCAGCTACTCCGCAAAAAACAAAGCAGCAAAACATACTAAAACAGGCCGTAAACAACTCTATAAATTCATTCATTGAAGGCGGCATTCATAGGCGCGCTCGTAAAAAGCATAAAAAGCCAGAGCGTAAGGAAAATAGCGAGGCGATAAGTCAGATAAGCATACCAAAAGAGATACGAGTTTATGAATTTGCCGAAAAGCTTAACAAGCAGCCAAGCGAGATCATAGGCAAGCTATTTATGCTCGGAATGATGACTACTAAAAATGACTTTTTGGACGAGGATGCTATTGAGATTTTAGCAGACGAGTTTAATGTAGAAGTCGAAATTATCGACACTCATAAAGAGTTTGATTACGTTTCGGCATACGAGGAGGAGAGTGCTGATGATAGTAGTGCGCTTGAACCACGTGCGCCTGTGATTACTATTATGGGGCATGTTGACCATGGCAAAACAAGCTTGCTTGATTACATCAGAAACTCTCGTGTAGCAGCTGGCGAGGCTGGCGGTATCACTCAGCACGTGGGTGCGTATATGGTTGAAAAAAACGGCAAAACCATCACATTTATTGATACCCCAGGACACGAGGCGTTTTCTGCTATGAGGGCGCGTGGAGCTGGCATAACTGATATAGTTATTATAGTCGTAGCCGCTGATGATGGCGTAAAGCCTCAAACAAAAGAAGCGATAAGCCATGCAAAAGCCGCTGGTGTGCCTATAATAGTGGCTATAAATAAAATGGATAAAGCAGGGGCAAATCCAGATTTGGTAAAAACTGGACTAGCCGAGCTTGACGTGATGCCTACTGAATGGGGTGGACAGCATGAATTTGTTGAAATATCAGCTAAAACAGGGCAGGGCATAGATGATTTACTTGAGATTGTTTTGCTTCAGGCTGATATTTTAGAGCTAAAGGCCAATCCAAATGCCAGCCCAAAATCCACAATCGTAGAAAGTAGCCTGCAAAAAGGCAGGGGTGCAGTCTCTACCGTGGTAGTGCAAAATGGCACATTAAGAGTGGGTGATGTAGTCGTAGCTGGGGTAGCATATGGTAAGGTTAGAAGTCTGCTTGATGATCAAGGCAGGGCTCTAAAACATATCCGCCCAGGCGAGTGCGGGGTAGTAGTGGGGTTAAGCGAAGTAGCAGAATCTGGCGAAACCCTAATAGGCGTAAAAAGTGATAAAGAAGCTCGTGAATACGCTCAAAAGCGAGCAGAGTACCTACGCCAAAAAGAGCTTAGCAAAAGTACAAAAGTTACCATAGATGAACTAAGCGCAAAAATAGCCGAGGGCGAACTAAAGAGCCTGCCAGTCATCGTAAAAGCCGATGTGGGTGGCTCATTAGAGGCTATAAAGGCCAGTCTTGAAAAGCTTTCTAATGACGAGATAAAGGTAAATATTATACACTCTGGCGTGGGTGGCATAACTCAAAGCGACGTTAGCCTTGCTACAGCTAGTGAAAATTGCGTGATACTGGGCTTTAATATCCGCCCAACAGGTGAGATAAAAGAAAAAGCCAAAGCTGAGGGCGTGCAGATAAAAACATATAATGTAATATATAATCTAATAGACGACATAAAATCTCTCCTAAGTGGGCTAATGTCGCCAGTAATCAGAGAGGAACAGCTCGGTCAAGCACAGGTAAGGCAGGTCATAAACGTACCAAAAGTGGGTGCAATAGCTGGCTGTTTGGTAACTGAGGGCGTAATAAGCCGTGGCGCAAAAATTCGTCTTATACGCGAGGGCGTGGTCGTTTATGAGGGTAGCGTCAGCAGCTTAAAGCGCTTTAAAGATGACGTCAGAGAGGTGGCAAAGGGCTACGAGTGCGGCGTGGGTATTGAAGGCTATAATGACATACGCGAAAATGACTACATTGAAAGCTACAAAGAAGTGGCGGAGCAAGTACAGCTATGA
- the recO gene encoding recombination protein RecO has protein sequence MQGFILHSHRVKDEDIIAHILTKEALYKTYRFYGARHSSVLLGFKIDFELVENAKFIPHLRSVLHLGFSWLRDRERLLLWQQFMRLLFEHLRGVDEVDEIYFNELDLCASRFHRQNPKRLLIESYVRILEHEGRLHSECECFICDEPIDDDVALARGFLPAHTHCLSSAGFDKTALLKLYETHSSAHFDDDSINRLYQILMLGI, from the coding sequence GTGCAGGGCTTTATTTTGCATTCTCATCGCGTAAAAGACGAGGATATAATAGCCCATATACTCACAAAAGAAGCCCTGTATAAGACCTATCGTTTCTACGGCGCACGCCATTCTAGCGTACTTTTAGGCTTTAAGATAGATTTTGAGCTTGTGGAAAATGCTAAATTTATCCCACATCTCAGAAGCGTGCTGCATCTTGGCTTTAGCTGGTTGCGTGATAGGGAGCGGCTCCTGCTTTGGCAGCAGTTTATGAGACTGCTTTTTGAGCATTTGCGGGGAGTTGATGAGGTTGATGAGATATATTTTAACGAGCTTGATCTTTGCGCTAGTAGGTTTCATCGGCAAAATCCAAAGCGCCTTTTAATCGAAAGCTACGTGCGAATTTTAGAGCATGAAGGCAGGCTACATAGCGAATGTGAGTGCTTTATTTGCGATGAGCCTATTGATGATGATGTAGCGCTTGCTAGGGGATTTTTGCCAGCTCATACGCACTGTTTAAGCTCTGCTGGCTTTGATAAGACCGCTCTTTTAAAGCTTTACGAGACCCACTCAAGCGCCCATTTTGATGATGATAGTATAAATAGGCTCTATCAAATTCTAATGCTGGGGATTTAA
- the thrB gene encoding homoserine kinase — MRVRIPATSANLGSGFDALGLALSLYNEVIITPASFSSVSINGEGAQSGALKRNNLFLNIFNEIYLELTGKTDTFRIVFDNQIPFSRGLGSSSAVIVSAIAAAYGVAGFKVNKQSVLNRALFYENHPDNIAPATLGGFVCSIVKNGRVIFNKFDLSNDIKAVVVIPDKPMSTSQSRSVLPKSYTAKECVHSLSHAALLSSCFASGRFEYLRYASEDVMHEPYRIPALPELAGIREVAYENGALLSTLSGSGSSFLNIVYADDAARLHGVLSDKFSHFRVEIFEFDNDGFILES; from the coding sequence ATGAGAGTAAGAATACCTGCTACAAGCGCAAATTTAGGCTCAGGCTTTGACGCATTAGGGCTGGCACTTAGCCTTTATAATGAAGTAATCATAACCCCAGCGTCATTTTCATCAGTATCTATAAACGGCGAAGGCGCACAAAGTGGAGCACTAAAAAGAAATAATCTATTTTTAAATATTTTTAATGAAATTTATCTAGAATTGACCGGTAAAACTGATACATTTCGCATAGTTTTTGATAATCAGATCCCCTTTTCTAGAGGGCTTGGTTCAAGCTCCGCGGTTATTGTTTCAGCTATTGCAGCTGCTTATGGTGTGGCTGGATTTAAGGTAAATAAGCAAAGCGTGCTAAATCGAGCATTATTTTACGAAAATCACCCTGATAATATCGCCCCAGCCACGCTTGGAGGGTTTGTTTGTAGTATTGTGAAAAATGGTAGGGTAATTTTTAATAAATTTGATCTTTCAAATGATATAAAAGCAGTGGTTGTTATCCCTGATAAGCCCATGAGTACGAGTCAGTCTCGTAGCGTCCTGCCAAAGAGCTATACTGCCAAAGAGTGTGTGCATTCGCTATCTCATGCGGCGCTATTATCAAGCTGTTTTGCCAGCGGGAGATTTGAGTATCTGCGCTATGCGAGCGAGGATGTTATGCACGAGCCATACCGTATACCCGCGTTACCAGAATTAGCTGGCATAAGAGAAGTGGCGTATGAAAACGGAGCGCTTTTAAGCACGCTTTCTGGCAGTGGTTCTAGCTTTTTAAATATTGTTTATGCTGATGATGCCGCTAGGTTACATGGCGTTTTAAGTGATAAATTTAGCCATTTTCGCGTTGAAATATTTGAATTTGATAATGACGGCTTTATTCTAGAAAGCTAA
- a CDS encoding glycoprotease, whose translation MCGVYDEGGDLVFEHSSNEHTSDALISILSQVSKTHDIHRIIYANGPGSYMGLKVSYVTLKSYCVVKNCDFYAVSGFELNGGGSVRATKTMSFIKEYINKDSSKEHLSQIFSDGDGEYIVRLASIEASEFKLPLNLNTLQTSADTVPMYFTQAV comes from the coding sequence TTGTGCGGTGTTTATGATGAGGGTGGAGATTTAGTCTTTGAACATAGCAGCAATGAACATACATCTGATGCACTTATTTCCATTTTATCCCAGGTGTCAAAAACGCATGATATACATAGAATAATTTATGCAAATGGGCCAGGTAGTTATATGGGGCTAAAAGTCTCTTATGTTACGCTTAAAAGCTACTGCGTTGTTAAAAATTGCGATTTTTATGCTGTTAGTGGCTTTGAATTAAATGGCGGTGGCTCAGTGAGAGCCACAAAGACCATGAGCTTTATAAAAGAATATATAAATAAAGATAGCTCAAAAGAGCATTTATCACAAATTTTTAGCGATGGCGATGGCGAGTATATCGTGCGTCTAGCTAGTATAGAGGCTAGCGAGTTTAAGCTACCTTTAAATTTAAACACCCTGCAAACTAGTGCCGATACAGTGCCTATGTATTTTACGCAGGCTGTATAG